In Ipomoea triloba cultivar NCNSP0323 chromosome 15, ASM357664v1, one genomic interval encodes:
- the LOC116006892 gene encoding NAC domain-containing protein 18-like, translating into MAASCSAQRPNGYGDDDSDEWKRSLPPGHGFYPTDQELITEYLKHKAQNLKIHAGIINDLDIYNYHPEELEAANALNNWNGRRYFFTAFKRKTKDGTRGDRAVGGGKGYWKASQAREPLKDGGGVVIGTKQPLVFHDAEGKKTSWLMSEFRYPANVDPFPLYNQRDELQKDRSLICLSVLPKCTKRKMEKVQARHDAATQEAEDSTESPNINMSQFCGSSATSQLHQDAMKEMMNQQLETMRVEMEAKLQA; encoded by the exons ATGGCCGCTTCTTGCAGTGCTCAACGACCTAACGGCTATGGTGATGACGACAGTGATGAGTGGAAGAGAAGCCTGCCTCCCGGACATGGCTTTTATCCCACCGATCAAGAACTCATTACGGAATACCTCAAACACAAGGCTCAAAATCTGAAAATTCACGCGGGAATCATCAACGATCTTGATATTTATAACTATCATCCTGAAGAACTTGAAGCAG CTAATGCTTTAAATAATTGGAATGGGCGAAGGTATTTCTTTACGGCGTTCAAGAGGAAGACTAAAGACGGAACGAGAGGCGACAGGGCGGTGGGCGGTGGGAAGGGATATTGGAAAGCCTCTCAGGCGCGAGAACCATTGAAAGACGGCGGGGGTGTAGTGATCGGCACCAAACAACCCCTGGTGTTCCACGATGCTGAAGGCAAAAAAACTTCTTGGCTCATGTCAGAGTTTCGATATCCTGCTAATGTCGATCCTTTTCCACTTTATAATCAG CGAGATGAACTTCAAAAGGATCGGAGCCTAATATGTTTGAGTGTTTTGCCCAAATGCACAAAAAGAAAGATG GAAAAAGTACAAGCACGCCATGATGCTGCaacgcaagaagctgaagactCAACTGAGTCACCAAATATAAACATGTCACAGTT TTGTGGTTCATCTGCTACCTCACAACTTCATCAAGATGCaatgaaagagatgatgaaCCAACAGTTAGAGACCATGCGGGTTGAGATGGAGGCTAAACTACAAGCTTAG